In Saccharomonospora marina XMU15, one genomic interval encodes:
- a CDS encoding alpha/beta fold hydrolase → MREFGYRGRDGCRLFATTVGEGPAVVLLHGGGPDHHSLLPLAHELAAAHTVVLPDVRGYGRSHCADPARHTWSSYAEDVVALLDQLGLDQAAVGGTGLGATITLRAALEHPDRVSAAILVSVEDIEDDAAKAEEIAFMDAFAERVRTQGVEAAWAPILPGLAPIIGTLVRDAIPRSDQDSVAAAAAIGRDRAFRDVAELAPITAPTLVFPGIDRRHPAALAERVAQVLPDARLVPDAFSADLRTADDLAAALGPEIRRFLAQIDHGCRRGC, encoded by the coding sequence GTGAGAGAGTTCGGTTACCGAGGCCGCGACGGTTGTCGCTTGTTCGCCACCACGGTCGGGGAGGGACCCGCAGTGGTCCTGCTGCACGGCGGCGGACCCGACCATCACAGCCTGCTTCCGCTCGCCCATGAGCTGGCCGCCGCCCACACCGTCGTGCTTCCCGATGTACGCGGTTACGGTCGCTCACACTGCGCGGATCCCGCTCGCCACACCTGGTCCAGCTACGCCGAGGACGTGGTGGCCCTGCTCGATCAACTCGGCCTCGACCAGGCCGCCGTCGGAGGAACCGGCCTCGGCGCCACCATCACGCTGCGCGCCGCGCTGGAACACCCCGACCGGGTCAGTGCCGCCATCCTCGTCAGCGTCGAGGACATCGAGGACGATGCCGCCAAAGCCGAGGAGATCGCCTTCATGGACGCCTTCGCCGAGCGGGTGCGCACCCAGGGCGTCGAGGCGGCATGGGCCCCGATCCTGCCGGGACTCGCCCCGATCATCGGCACGTTGGTCCGCGACGCCATCCCACGGTCGGACCAGGACAGCGTCGCGGCGGCAGCGGCGATCGGGCGCGACCGCGCCTTTCGTGACGTCGCCGAACTCGCGCCGATCACCGCGCCGACCTTGGTGTTTCCCGGGATAGATCGGCGCCACCCGGCAGCGCTGGCCGAGCGCGTCGCGCAGGTGCTGCCCGATGCCCGGCTCGTTCCGGACGCGTTCTCGGCCGACCTGCGCACGGCCGACGATCTCGCCGCAGCACTCGGCCCCGAGATCCGACGCTTTCTCGCCCAGATCGACCATGGTTGCCGCCGCGGCTGCTAG
- a CDS encoding winged helix-turn-helix transcriptional regulator: protein MAARIEALAEECMVEAALEVIGGKWKLVILRHLLQGTMRFGELDRALPGITPRMLTRQLRELEADGLVRRTVYPQVPPKVEYSVTAMGASLRDITAQLERWGHHYRAWKLGGDGDGADG from the coding sequence ATGGCTGCCCGTATCGAAGCGTTGGCCGAGGAATGCATGGTCGAGGCCGCGCTGGAGGTCATCGGCGGCAAGTGGAAGCTGGTGATTCTTCGACATCTGCTGCAGGGCACCATGCGCTTCGGTGAACTCGACAGGGCGCTGCCTGGCATCACCCCTCGGATGCTGACCAGGCAACTACGGGAACTGGAAGCCGACGGGCTGGTGCGGCGCACCGTGTACCCGCAGGTGCCGCCCAAAGTGGAGTACTCGGTCACCGCCATGGGAGCGAGCCTGCGCGACATCACAGCGCAGCTCGAGCGCTGGGGACACCACTACCGGGCATGGAAACTCGGCGGAGACGGAGATGGCGCCGACGGCTGA
- a CDS encoding MFS transporter, giving the protein MSISLRARIDASPMSAFQWSAIAICVLLNVLDGFDVLVMAFTANGVSQEWNLSSSALGLLLSAGLVGMALGSLALAPLADRIGRRALILICLVIASSGMFFSAVSQAPVQLGLTRVLTGIGIGGILASSNVIAAEFANARWRGLAVSLNSTGYAIGATVGGIVAALLQQESGWRSVFGFGAIATALLIPAVLWRLPESLDFLLTKRSASALERINRLLTAMRHPALESMPAATTTAEPSSVGNIRRLGSARLRRNTLLTWLSFFMVMFGFYFVTSWTPKLLVEAGLSATQGITGGVLLNLGGIFGTTLLGFLATRIALKHVLVGYTVLTAVLLTVFVPATATLVTAFAVGVLIGLFVNGCVAGLYALTPSIYPADVRATGVGWGIGIGRIGAILSPVVAGWLLDAGWGPGQVYLLVAAFLVLGGVTVRALRVDTAPTPKQVATQP; this is encoded by the coding sequence ATGAGCATTTCGCTTCGGGCTCGCATCGACGCGAGTCCCATGTCCGCATTCCAGTGGTCCGCTATCGCGATCTGCGTACTGCTCAACGTCTTGGACGGCTTCGACGTTCTCGTCATGGCCTTCACCGCCAACGGCGTGTCACAGGAATGGAACCTGTCGTCCTCGGCTCTGGGCCTACTACTCAGCGCAGGTCTCGTCGGCATGGCGCTCGGTTCCCTCGCCCTCGCGCCGCTCGCCGACCGCATCGGCAGGCGCGCCCTGATCCTGATCTGCCTCGTGATCGCCTCCAGCGGAATGTTCTTCTCGGCAGTCAGCCAGGCGCCGGTCCAGCTCGGACTCACCCGCGTGCTCACCGGCATCGGTATCGGTGGCATTCTCGCGAGCAGCAACGTGATCGCCGCCGAGTTCGCCAACGCTCGCTGGCGCGGGCTCGCGGTGAGCCTCAACTCCACCGGCTACGCGATCGGTGCCACAGTGGGCGGTATCGTCGCTGCCCTGTTGCAGCAGGAGTCCGGGTGGCGCTCGGTGTTCGGCTTCGGCGCCATTGCGACGGCGTTGCTCATCCCCGCCGTGCTGTGGCGGTTGCCGGAGTCGCTCGACTTCCTGCTCACGAAACGATCGGCGAGCGCGCTGGAGCGGATCAACAGACTGCTGACGGCCATGCGCCATCCTGCGCTGGAGTCGATGCCCGCCGCGACGACCACCGCCGAACCCTCCTCGGTCGGCAACATCCGCAGGCTCGGTTCGGCGCGGCTGCGACGCAACACGCTGCTCACCTGGCTGAGCTTCTTCATGGTCATGTTCGGGTTCTACTTCGTCACCAGCTGGACTCCGAAGCTCCTCGTGGAGGCCGGGCTGTCCGCGACGCAGGGCATCACCGGCGGTGTGCTGCTGAACCTCGGCGGCATCTTCGGCACCACCCTGCTGGGCTTCCTTGCCACCCGCATCGCGCTGAAGCACGTGCTGGTGGGATACACGGTTCTCACCGCGGTACTGCTCACGGTGTTCGTCCCCGCCACCGCCACACTCGTGACGGCCTTCGCCGTTGGCGTGCTGATCGGGCTGTTCGTCAACGGCTGTGTCGCCGGTCTGTACGCGCTCACGCCGTCGATCTATCCTGCCGACGTTCGCGCGACAGGCGTCGGCTGGGGCATCGGGATCGGCCGCATCGGCGCCATCCTCTCCCCGGTCGTGGCGGGTTGGTTGCTCGATGCGGGTTGGGGGCCGGGGCAGGTGTACCTGCTCGTCGCGGCGTTCCTGGTCCTCGGTGGTGTCACCGTACGCGCACTGCGGGTCGACACCGCCCCGACACCGAAGCAGGTCGCCACGCAGCCCTGA
- a CDS encoding RidA family protein, whose product MTLLQRVEHDPDWYEPYRISLAIKANGLIFVSGQAGIDEHGRTVGVGDFETQARQALRNLATVLEQGGSSLAEVVKVTIMVTDMSYLDQIIRLREEYFTEPYPADTLLQVAGLAQPDWLVEIDAIAVAG is encoded by the coding sequence ATGACCTTGCTGCAACGTGTGGAACACGACCCCGACTGGTACGAGCCCTACCGCATCTCGCTGGCGATCAAGGCCAACGGTCTGATCTTCGTATCCGGCCAGGCCGGGATCGACGAGCACGGTCGGACCGTCGGTGTCGGGGATTTCGAAACCCAGGCACGCCAGGCGCTGCGCAACCTGGCGACCGTGCTGGAACAGGGAGGCAGCAGCCTCGCCGAGGTCGTCAAGGTGACCATCATGGTCACCGACATGAGCTACCTGGACCAGATCATCCGGCTACGCGAGGAGTACTTCACCGAGCCCTACCCGGCCGACACGTTGCTGCAGGTGGCAGGGCTGGCGCAACCCGACTGGCTGGTGGAGATCGACGCGATCGCGGTGGCCGGGTAG
- a CDS encoding LysE family translocator produces the protein MQLPGSLFAFATAVVLISASPGPAMALILRRAALRGFAGAVPTVLGLQAGLYLWALLAAGGLAALVAASEVAFVVLRVLGAGFLLYLGVRMWREAWLGRGDEPATDVGARVPADVERGWLKAFLEGFVVMLANPKAAAFMVAFYPQFIPAEHPLFATTAVLALLQVAIEIVLYLGLAAAVGRASDWFRRPVIRRRLEAVSGTVLVALGIRMAAEGR, from the coding sequence ATGCAACTGCCCGGCTCACTGTTCGCCTTTGCCACCGCTGTCGTGCTGATCTCGGCCTCGCCGGGCCCGGCCATGGCGCTGATCCTGCGGCGTGCCGCGCTGCGGGGGTTCGCGGGCGCGGTACCCACGGTGCTGGGACTGCAGGCCGGTCTCTACCTGTGGGCGCTGCTGGCCGCGGGAGGGCTGGCCGCGCTGGTCGCCGCATCCGAGGTCGCCTTCGTCGTGCTCCGGGTGCTCGGTGCCGGGTTCCTGCTGTACCTGGGCGTCAGGATGTGGCGTGAGGCATGGCTCGGCCGCGGGGACGAACCCGCGACCGATGTCGGTGCGCGGGTGCCCGCCGACGTCGAACGGGGATGGCTCAAGGCGTTCCTCGAGGGTTTCGTGGTGATGCTGGCCAATCCCAAGGCGGCGGCGTTCATGGTGGCCTTCTACCCGCAGTTCATCCCGGCCGAGCACCCGCTGTTCGCCACCACGGCGGTGCTGGCGCTGCTGCAGGTGGCGATCGAGATCGTGCTGTACCTCGGGCTCGCCGCCGCGGTCGGCCGCGCGAGCGACTGGTTTCGCCGACCCGTGATCCGGCGCAGGCTGGAAGCTGTGAGCGGGACCGTTCTGGTCGCTCTCGGCATCCGTATGGCCGCCGAAGGCCGCTAG
- a CDS encoding acyclic terpene utilization AtuA family protein has product MARGPIRVANFSGYLGDRFTAVDEAMAGDPVDVLVGDYLAEITLAALAARYQHDPTKGYVGYFLDQIRPHLAALAERGIKVVTNAGGFHPAGLATALRDLASHEGVQLRIAHIEGDNVAPDLPRLRAEGHRFEHLDTGQPLDSWGLEPIAANAYLGGWGIAAALAEGADIVVCGRATDASLAAGAAAWWHGWDRGDWTAMAGAVTAGHIIECGSQAVGGNFSGFTRIPDMTTPGFPIAEIAADGTSVITKHARDGGAVTVDTVTAQLVYEIQGPTYLNPDVTVHFDTLRLTALGRDRVGVGGATGSPPPPTTKVAAFAQLGFAIVDTVFVTAPDVDDKIELLCAQVGKDLPDGVDQLEFTRLGTAATDPESQWDATVAVRVAATARQREPLVRLGLARRLAGLYLQSIPGFFHDADAAPATKPKPRIDYWPALLPQEAVAHRAVLDDGRVVRIDPPADTAVSEQPRHPEPAAAPPATGTRSAALGSVAYARSGDKGGNCNVGVWVPDERSWPWLRQALSTEELRRLLPEVKDLDIVRHELPALRAVHFVLRGLLGTSASANTRVDQAGKAVGEYLRAKHLPIPEELLTSWEHDAAH; this is encoded by the coding sequence ATGGCCCGCGGGCCCATCCGTGTCGCGAACTTCTCCGGATATCTCGGCGACCGATTCACCGCCGTCGACGAAGCCATGGCTGGTGACCCCGTCGACGTGCTCGTAGGTGACTACCTGGCCGAGATCACCCTCGCCGCACTGGCGGCGAGATACCAGCACGACCCGACCAAGGGTTACGTCGGGTACTTCCTCGACCAGATCCGTCCGCACCTCGCGGCGCTGGCCGAGCGCGGGATCAAGGTCGTCACCAACGCGGGCGGCTTCCACCCGGCAGGGCTCGCGACCGCCCTGCGCGACCTCGCCTCGCACGAGGGGGTGCAGCTACGCATCGCCCACATCGAGGGCGACAACGTAGCGCCCGACCTGCCGCGGCTGCGCGCGGAGGGCCACCGGTTCGAGCATCTCGACACCGGGCAGCCGCTCGACAGTTGGGGCCTGGAGCCGATCGCGGCCAACGCCTACCTCGGTGGCTGGGGCATCGCCGCCGCGCTGGCCGAGGGGGCCGACATCGTGGTGTGCGGGCGGGCGACCGACGCCTCGCTCGCCGCGGGCGCCGCCGCCTGGTGGCACGGGTGGGATCGCGGCGACTGGACCGCCATGGCGGGCGCCGTCACGGCCGGACACATCATCGAGTGCGGCTCACAGGCGGTGGGCGGCAACTTCTCCGGCTTCACCCGCATACCCGACATGACCACCCCCGGCTTCCCCATCGCCGAGATCGCCGCCGACGGCACGAGCGTCATCACCAAACACGCCAGGGACGGCGGCGCCGTCACCGTGGACACGGTCACCGCCCAGTTGGTGTACGAGATCCAGGGCCCCACATACCTCAACCCGGACGTGACGGTTCACTTCGACACGCTGCGGCTCACCGCCCTCGGCCGGGACCGGGTCGGAGTCGGCGGAGCCACCGGAAGCCCTCCCCCGCCGACGACCAAGGTGGCCGCCTTCGCGCAGCTGGGCTTCGCAATCGTGGACACCGTGTTCGTCACCGCGCCCGACGTCGACGACAAGATCGAACTGCTGTGTGCGCAGGTGGGCAAGGACCTGCCCGATGGCGTGGACCAACTCGAGTTCACCCGTCTGGGTACAGCCGCCACGGACCCGGAAAGCCAGTGGGACGCGACCGTGGCGGTTCGCGTCGCGGCGACCGCACGACAGCGGGAACCACTCGTGCGGCTCGGCCTTGCCCGCAGGCTCGCCGGCCTCTATCTGCAAAGCATTCCCGGCTTCTTCCACGACGCCGACGCGGCACCGGCCACCAAACCCAAACCACGGATCGACTACTGGCCCGCCCTGCTGCCGCAGGAAGCGGTCGCGCACCGAGCCGTCCTCGACGACGGCAGGGTCGTGCGGATCGATCCGCCCGCCGACACCGCCGTCAGCGAGCAACCCCGCCACCCCGAGCCCGCGGCCGCACCACCTGCCACCGGTACTCGCAGCGCTGCACTCGGTTCGGTGGCCTACGCCCGAAGCGGCGACAAGGGCGGCAACTGCAACGTCGGAGTGTGGGTGCCCGACGAGCGGTCGTGGCCATGGCTTCGGCAGGCGCTGTCCACCGAGGAACTGCGCAGGCTGCTGCCCGAGGTGAAGGACCTCGACATCGTCCGCCACGAACTACCGGCGTTGCGAGCCGTGCACTTCGTGCTGCGCGGGTTGCTCGGTACCAGCGCCTCGGCCAACACCCGCGTCGATCAGGCGGGCAAGGCGGTGGGCGAGTACCTGCGAGCCAAACACCTGCCGATCCCGGAAGAACTGCTCACCTCTTGGGAACACGATGCTGCTCACTGA
- a CDS encoding SCO6745 family protein encodes MVEGPSVERLMWWLLEPIHAVLYYAPEGFEQAAALGYDITQRWPSYFAWRAAPLGAAGVELVSATFYSFSPSMVAENVPAAWRTATPQRVLDTRLRAVEAIYKRLLGADRDEATVREAALLACRAAEAAPLHGRPLAAANADQPWQDDPCLVLWQAATILREHRGDGHLAALLAFDLDPVESLVSFASVDAAPAETFASRGWSEREWSRARERLAARGLVGSEGKATDRGLRLRADIEQRTDELARAPWDALGPDSTARLAELLTPIFGSVVGSGVFPESNTLAVGKRFDR; translated from the coding sequence GTGGTGGAGGGACCGAGCGTCGAGCGCCTGATGTGGTGGCTGCTGGAGCCCATTCACGCGGTGCTCTACTACGCACCGGAAGGCTTCGAACAGGCCGCGGCGCTCGGGTACGACATCACGCAACGCTGGCCGAGCTACTTCGCGTGGCGGGCAGCACCGCTGGGTGCCGCCGGAGTCGAACTCGTGTCGGCCACGTTCTACAGCTTCAGTCCGAGCATGGTCGCCGAAAACGTGCCCGCCGCGTGGCGGACAGCGACACCGCAGCGCGTGCTGGACACCCGGTTGCGGGCAGTGGAGGCGATCTACAAGCGGCTGCTGGGCGCCGACCGCGACGAGGCAACGGTGCGGGAGGCCGCACTGCTGGCATGCAGGGCCGCCGAGGCGGCACCGCTGCACGGCCGCCCACTCGCCGCCGCGAACGCCGACCAGCCTTGGCAGGACGACCCATGCCTGGTGTTGTGGCAGGCAGCCACCATCCTGCGCGAGCACCGCGGCGACGGGCATCTCGCGGCACTGCTTGCCTTTGACCTCGATCCCGTCGAGTCGCTGGTGTCCTTCGCATCGGTGGATGCCGCTCCCGCCGAGACCTTCGCAAGTAGGGGCTGGAGCGAGCGGGAATGGTCGCGGGCGCGGGAGCGACTCGCGGCGAGGGGGCTTGTCGGCTCCGAGGGAAAGGCCACCGATCGAGGGCTGCGGTTACGCGCGGACATCGAGCAGCGCACCGACGAACTCGCCCGCGCCCCGTGGGACGCACTCGGCCCCGACTCGACGGCCAGACTGGCCGAGTTGCTGACTCCGATCTTCGGCAGCGTTGTGGGCTCCGGAGTCTTCCCGGAGAGCAACACGCTTGCCGTCGGCAAGCGGTTCGACCGGTAG